In Thiovibrio frasassiensis, one DNA window encodes the following:
- the lon gene encoding endopeptidase La, which translates to MTSELNDFHDSEGQEIPGELPLMAVRDVVIFNYMIIPLFVGRPASVGAVNDAMSKDKLLMLVTQRDASLDEPQAEDMYDVGMVCMIMRTLKLPDGRLKVLVQALRKARVESFVQEEPHHIARIELIQDEEEEEVSVEMEALMRNVREQTEKILSLKGIMSSDLMVILNNVEEPGRLADLVVSNLQLKVSESQSVLETFDPALRLKKVADYLQKELEVSTMQAKIQSEAKEEMSRTQREYYLREQLQALKKELGDIDDRSQEMEELRDRLAKCRMPPEVKKEAAKQLKRLETMHPDASEASIVRTYIDWILDLPWRKGTKDRIDLKLAKAVLDEDHYGLEKVKERILEYLAVRSLNKTTKGPILCFVGPPGVGKTSLGQSIARAMGRKFHRISLGGMHDEAEIRGHRRTYIGAMPGRIIQGLKTAGANNPVFMFDEIDKVGADYRGDPSSALLEVLDPAQNTDFTDHYLNMPFDLSKVMFITTANMADTIPAPLYDRMEVIRLAGYTLEEKVEIARRYLVPRQIEENGLTAKHLKFDDVVLAKIITNYTREAGVRNLEREIGTICRKNARKVAEGSKGPFPLTDRTLSKFLGPPKFTPESETEIIDQPGMATGLAWTEVGGEILYIEISILKGRGNLTMTGQLGDVMKESAQAALSFCRSRLKKLKLADNYFEEIDIHVHVPAGAIPKDGPSAGVTIATAMYSALSRKKVRQDVAMTGEITLRGRVLPIGGLKEKALAALRAGITTVIIPEQNKKDLVEIPEDLRKKIKFVPVKNMDRILSIVFQD; encoded by the coding sequence ATGACCTCAGAGTTGAATGATTTTCATGATTCCGAAGGGCAGGAGATCCCCGGGGAATTGCCGCTCATGGCGGTACGTGATGTGGTTATCTTCAATTATATGATCATCCCCCTCTTTGTCGGCCGGCCTGCTTCGGTGGGTGCGGTCAACGATGCGATGAGCAAGGACAAACTCCTCATGCTCGTTACCCAGAGGGACGCCTCTCTGGACGAGCCGCAGGCCGAGGATATGTATGATGTGGGCATGGTCTGCATGATCATGCGCACCCTCAAGCTGCCGGACGGCCGCCTCAAGGTGCTGGTTCAAGCCCTGCGCAAGGCGCGGGTCGAATCCTTTGTTCAGGAAGAGCCCCACCATATCGCCCGGATCGAGTTGATCCAGGATGAAGAGGAGGAGGAGGTCTCCGTGGAGATGGAGGCGCTGATGCGCAATGTCCGCGAGCAGACGGAAAAGATCCTCTCGCTCAAGGGCATCATGTCTTCCGATCTCATGGTTATCCTCAATAACGTGGAGGAGCCGGGGCGGCTCGCCGATCTGGTGGTCTCGAACCTCCAGCTCAAGGTTTCCGAGTCCCAGTCGGTGCTGGAAACCTTTGATCCGGCCCTGCGCTTGAAAAAGGTGGCCGACTATCTGCAAAAAGAGCTGGAAGTCTCCACCATGCAGGCCAAGATCCAGTCCGAGGCCAAGGAGGAGATGAGCCGTACCCAGCGCGAGTATTACCTGCGCGAGCAGTTGCAGGCCCTGAAAAAAGAACTGGGCGATATCGATGACCGCTCCCAGGAGATGGAGGAGTTGCGGGACAGGCTGGCCAAATGCCGGATGCCGCCCGAGGTGAAGAAGGAGGCGGCCAAGCAGCTGAAACGGCTGGAGACCATGCATCCCGATGCCTCGGAGGCCTCCATTGTCCGCACCTATATCGACTGGATTCTCGACCTGCCATGGCGCAAGGGCACCAAGGACCGCATCGATCTCAAGCTCGCCAAGGCGGTGCTGGACGAGGATCACTACGGGCTGGAGAAGGTCAAGGAGCGGATCCTTGAATACTTGGCCGTGCGTTCGCTCAACAAGACGACCAAGGGGCCGATCCTCTGTTTTGTCGGACCCCCAGGCGTGGGCAAGACCTCGCTCGGGCAGTCCATCGCCCGGGCCATGGGCCGGAAGTTCCACCGTATTTCCTTGGGCGGCATGCACGACGAGGCCGAGATCCGCGGTCACCGCCGCACCTATATCGGCGCCATGCCGGGTCGGATCATCCAGGGGTTGAAAACGGCGGGGGCCAACAACCCGGTCTTCATGTTCGACGAGATCGACAAGGTCGGCGCCGACTACCGGGGCGACCCATCCTCCGCCCTGCTGGAGGTGTTGGATCCGGCCCAGAACACCGATTTTACCGACCATTACCTCAACATGCCCTTTGATCTTTCCAAGGTCATGTTCATCACCACCGCCAACATGGCGGATACCATCCCGGCTCCGCTCTATGACCGGATGGAGGTGATTCGTCTGGCCGGTTACACCCTTGAGGAGAAGGTGGAGATCGCCCGCCGTTATCTGGTCCCCCGGCAGATTGAGGAAAACGGCCTCACCGCCAAGCATCTCAAGTTCGACGATGTGGTGCTGGCCAAGATCATCACCAACTATACCCGGGAAGCAGGGGTGCGGAATCTGGAGCGGGAGATCGGCACCATCTGCCGCAAGAATGCCAGGAAGGTCGCGGAAGGCAGCAAGGGGCCTTTTCCCCTCACGGATCGGACCCTGAGCAAGTTTCTCGGCCCGCCCAAGTTTACACCAGAGTCGGAAACCGAGATCATCGACCAGCCGGGCATGGCCACCGGTCTTGCCTGGACCGAGGTGGGCGGGGAGATCCTCTATATCGAGATCTCCATCTTGAAGGGGCGCGGCAACCTGACCATGACCGGCCAACTGGGCGATGTGATGAAGGAATCCGCCCAGGCCGCTCTGAGCTTCTGCCGCTCACGGTTGAAAAAGCTCAAGCTTGCCGATAATTATTTCGAGGAGATCGATATCCATGTGCATGTACCGGCCGGCGCCATTCCCAAGGACGGGCCGTCCGCCGGGGTGACCATCGCCACCGCCATGTATTCGGCGCTTTCCCGGAAAAAGGTGCGCCAGGATGTGGCCATGACCGGGGAGATTACCTTGCGGGGGAGGGTGCTGCCCATCGGCGGTCTCAAAGAGAAGGCCTTGGCCGCCCTGCGGGCCGGGATCACCACGGTGATCATCCCGGAGCAGAACAAGAAGGATCTGGTGGAGATTCCCGAGGATCTCCGCAAGAAGATCAAATTCGTCCCCGTGAAGAACATGGATCGGATTCTTTCCATCGTTTTTCAGGATTAA
- the mltG gene encoding endolytic transglycosylase MltG, whose translation MGQGNGFQKKGRRPPSGTRRMAVCLAGALFLVLAGFGLWLWAYAITPLPMRAGAELHVLIPPKTSLSRIQAILVENGVIPPGRSFYYLARISRLSQRLQAGEYRFTSGQTPYQILSIIATGSTVRWSVTIPEGANIYQFADILAKGGWGEREIFLGLVRDPEILARYGVRGASLEGYLFPDTYQLLRGQNPREIVIMMVERGRQVRQELGDLRENVLGLSPHEVLTLASIVEKETAAPEERPLIAGVFVNRLQQRMRLQTDPTVIYGLVDFDGNLTRKDLTTPTPYNTYLINGLPPGPIANPGRAAIEAVLHPASESYLYFVSKNDGTHYFSRDLAEHNRAVFRYQKGGSKR comes from the coding sequence TTGGGCCAGGGAAATGGGTTCCAGAAAAAAGGCAGACGGCCGCCCAGCGGTACCCGGCGCATGGCTGTCTGCCTGGCTGGCGCGCTCTTCCTGGTTCTGGCTGGCTTCGGCCTCTGGCTCTGGGCCTACGCCATCACCCCCCTGCCCATGCGGGCAGGGGCCGAGCTGCATGTCCTGATTCCTCCCAAAACAAGCCTCAGTCGGATCCAGGCCATTCTGGTTGAAAACGGGGTGATCCCGCCGGGCCGCAGCTTTTATTATCTCGCCAGAATCTCCCGGCTCAGCCAGCGCTTGCAGGCCGGGGAGTATCGCTTTACTTCCGGCCAAACCCCGTATCAAATCCTCAGTATTATTGCCACCGGCTCCACCGTGCGCTGGTCGGTCACCATCCCCGAAGGCGCCAACATCTATCAGTTTGCCGATATCCTGGCCAAGGGCGGCTGGGGGGAGCGGGAGATTTTTCTCGGTCTGGTGCGTGATCCGGAGATTCTTGCCCGGTATGGGGTGCGGGGGGCAAGCCTGGAGGGCTATCTGTTCCCCGACACCTACCAGCTGCTGCGCGGGCAGAATCCCAGGGAGATTGTCATTATGATGGTTGAACGGGGCAGGCAGGTGCGGCAGGAATTGGGCGACTTGCGTGAGAATGTTTTGGGTCTTTCCCCCCACGAGGTGCTCACCCTGGCCTCCATCGTGGAAAAGGAAACCGCCGCCCCGGAAGAGCGGCCCCTCATCGCCGGGGTCTTTGTCAATCGCCTCCAGCAGCGGATGCGGCTGCAGACCGATCCCACCGTAATTTACGGCCTGGTCGACTTTGACGGCAATCTCACCCGGAAAGATCTGACAACGCCAACCCCGTATAACACCTATCTGATCAACGGTCTGCCTCCAGGACCCATCGCCAATCCGGGCCGTGCCGCCATTGAGGCGGTACTGCATCCTGCCTCGGAATCCTATCTCTATTTCGTTTCAAAAAACGACGGAACCCATTATTTCTCCCGCGATCTGGCGGAACATAACCGGGCGGTGTTTAGGTATCAAAAAGGCGGAAGCAAACGCTGA
- a CDS encoding Rne/Rng family ribonuclease: MTNDTTKPADERPNGQGPENNGEERSILSRVSKWLKKPGRPGEEEGQAAGQASPAAAPASGQSAPAPSSGETSRAEGDTTSPTGSKPRRRKRPPRRRSKTPRPEGQQAAPGGEGEHAAPAAPHEAEAVKEKPATPARQPRQRPPRKAAARSTEAPKATESRPPAKGNTTLKLLINTDEPEECRLVLLENGKVESFYVETVSQAQTKGNIYKGRVTAVEANLQAAFVDYGTEKNGFLPFGDIHPEYYANEVAADTHWKDLPIQDVLSKGQEVLVEVVKEATGNKGATLTTYLSLPGRYLVLMPGSDSAGISRKIESEEERNKLREMVDSVSIPEGIGYIVRTASQEITKTALAQDVRYLLNLWKEIKKQGQTLKAPALLHKEQNIVSRFLRDHFTSEIEEILVDDEEALAQVNNFLELLPAAQRKSTVAKLHKGIQPLFHQYHVEKQIEQIYQPTVPLHSGGSIVINPTEALVAIDVNSGRTGKDKSFEDAIFLANMEAAEELSRQLRLRDLGGLIVVDFIDMRDSKHIREVEKKVRDSMKRDKAKVDFSKISKFGLMQISRQKMAAPVAVGSYRICPHCQGRGMVRSVETQALVHFRHIQTGVTRKDVKRVVCRLPMEVAQYILNKKRADLIELEQENQVEISIIPEANMPPTESKIDFLKE, from the coding sequence ATGACAAACGATACTACCAAACCAGCAGATGAACGGCCAAACGGCCAGGGACCCGAGAACAACGGAGAAGAGCGCTCCATTCTCTCCCGGGTGAGCAAATGGTTGAAAAAGCCAGGCCGCCCCGGCGAGGAAGAAGGCCAAGCCGCCGGCCAGGCTTCCCCCGCAGCAGCCCCGGCTTCCGGCCAGAGCGCACCCGCTCCCTCCTCCGGCGAAACATCCAGGGCCGAGGGCGACACCACCTCCCCCACGGGCAGCAAGCCCCGCCGGAGGAAAAGACCGCCCCGGAGAAGGTCGAAAACCCCGAGGCCGGAAGGGCAGCAAGCCGCACCGGGCGGAGAGGGCGAACACGCCGCGCCAGCCGCCCCGCACGAAGCCGAAGCGGTGAAAGAGAAGCCCGCCACCCCGGCCAGACAGCCGCGCCAACGCCCGCCCAGAAAAGCCGCGGCGCGCAGTACGGAAGCTCCGAAGGCCACGGAGAGCAGACCGCCGGCCAAGGGCAATACCACCCTGAAGCTGCTGATCAACACCGATGAACCGGAAGAATGCCGTCTGGTCCTGCTGGAAAACGGCAAGGTGGAATCCTTTTACGTGGAAACGGTCAGCCAGGCGCAGACCAAGGGCAACATCTACAAGGGACGGGTCACTGCGGTTGAGGCCAACCTCCAGGCCGCCTTTGTCGATTACGGCACGGAAAAGAACGGCTTTCTGCCCTTCGGCGACATCCATCCCGAGTACTACGCCAACGAAGTTGCCGCGGACACCCACTGGAAGGATCTGCCCATCCAGGATGTCTTGAGCAAGGGGCAGGAGGTGCTGGTTGAGGTGGTCAAGGAGGCCACCGGAAACAAGGGCGCGACTCTCACCACCTATCTCTCCCTGCCGGGACGGTACCTGGTGCTCATGCCCGGCAGCGACAGCGCCGGGATCTCCCGCAAGATCGAGTCCGAGGAAGAACGCAACAAGCTGCGGGAGATGGTGGACAGCGTCAGCATCCCCGAGGGTATCGGCTACATCGTCCGCACCGCCAGCCAGGAGATCACCAAAACCGCGCTGGCCCAGGATGTCCGCTACCTCCTCAATCTCTGGAAGGAGATCAAGAAACAGGGGCAAACCCTGAAGGCCCCGGCCCTCTTGCACAAGGAACAGAACATCGTCTCCCGCTTCTTGCGCGACCATTTCACCTCCGAGATCGAAGAGATCCTGGTGGACGATGAAGAGGCCTTGGCCCAGGTCAACAACTTCCTGGAACTGCTGCCGGCGGCTCAGCGCAAATCGACCGTGGCCAAGCTCCACAAGGGAATCCAGCCCCTGTTCCACCAATACCATGTGGAAAAACAGATCGAGCAGATCTACCAGCCCACCGTGCCCCTGCACTCCGGCGGCTCCATCGTCATCAACCCCACCGAGGCGCTGGTCGCCATCGATGTCAATTCCGGCCGTACCGGCAAGGACAAGAGCTTTGAAGACGCCATCTTCCTCGCCAACATGGAGGCGGCCGAGGAATTATCCCGCCAACTGAGGCTCCGCGACCTGGGCGGCCTCATCGTCGTGGACTTCATCGACATGCGCGATTCCAAACACATCCGCGAGGTGGAGAAAAAGGTGCGCGACTCCATGAAACGAGACAAGGCCAAGGTGGATTTCTCCAAGATCTCCAAATTCGGCCTTATGCAGATCTCCAGGCAAAAGATGGCCGCCCCGGTCGCGGTGGGCAGCTACCGGATCTGCCCCCATTGCCAAGGACGCGGCATGGTCCGATCCGTGGAAACCCAGGCCCTGGTGCATTTCAGACATATCCAGACCGGAGTTACCAGAAAGGATGTCAAGCGGGTGGTTTGCCGCCTGCCCATGGAGGTTGCCCAGTACATCCTGAACAAAAAACGGGCTGATCTGATCGAATTGGAACAAGAGAATCAGGTCGAGATCAGCATTATCCCGGAAGCAAACATGCCGCCCACCGAGAGCAAGATCGACTTTCTTAAGGAATAA
- a CDS encoding radical SAM protein has translation MKYVFGPVNSRRLGISQGIDLVPPKICNFNCIYCEIGATTTLTCTRKEYIPLPDLLAEIDTVLADRQLLNHLDVFTITASGEPTLHSGIGQVIRYLKKKADKPVVVLTNGSLLYLPEVRQDLLAADIVIPSLDSAREESYRRINRPAACSPLAELIEGIITFRREFSGKLWLEILLARQINDSPEDIAALIAAVQKIRPDKVQLNTVARPPLESFAKPLSQTELEAVARQLPGEVEILVDFTTREREKFRNLSEDEIIEMLKRRPCTSTDVSEALNLDPDSTQSILQQLAASGRIIETIHHDKRYYQTSR, from the coding sequence ATGAAATATGTATTCGGCCCGGTTAATTCCCGTCGCCTGGGAATTTCCCAAGGCATTGATCTCGTTCCTCCCAAGATATGCAATTTCAACTGCATCTATTGCGAGATCGGCGCCACCACTACCCTCACCTGTACCCGCAAGGAGTATATTCCCCTCCCCGATCTTCTGGCGGAAATTGACACCGTCCTGGCGGACCGCCAACTCCTGAACCATCTTGATGTTTTCACCATCACCGCCAGCGGCGAACCCACCCTGCACAGCGGCATCGGCCAGGTAATCCGCTATCTCAAGAAAAAAGCCGACAAGCCGGTGGTGGTCCTGACCAACGGCTCCCTGCTCTACCTTCCGGAAGTGCGCCAGGACCTGCTGGCGGCGGATATCGTCATCCCCTCCCTTGATTCGGCAAGGGAGGAGAGCTACCGGCGCATCAACCGACCAGCGGCCTGCTCGCCCCTTGCCGAACTGATCGAAGGAATCATCACCTTCCGGAGGGAATTTTCCGGAAAACTCTGGCTGGAAATCCTCCTGGCCCGCCAAATCAACGACAGCCCGGAAGACATCGCGGCCCTGATCGCGGCGGTGCAAAAGATCCGACCGGACAAGGTACAGCTCAACACCGTGGCCCGGCCGCCGCTGGAAAGCTTTGCCAAGCCGCTGAGCCAGACGGAACTGGAAGCTGTTGCCCGCCAGCTTCCAGGAGAGGTGGAGATCCTGGTTGATTTTACCACCCGGGAGCGGGAAAAATTCCGAAATCTTTCCGAAGATGAAATTATTGAAATGCTGAAAAGAAGACCCTGCACGAGCACCGATGTCAGCGAGGCCCTCAATCTGGACCCGGACAGCACGCAGAGCATCTTACAACAACTGGCCGCAAGCGGCCGCATCATAGAGACGATACACCATGACAAACGATACTACCAAACCAGCAGATGA
- the ilvD gene encoding dihydroxy-acid dehydratase: MRSDAIRKGVERAPHRSLLKAMGYTNEEIRRPLIGIAHAHSEIVPGHSHLDKIVEAVKTGVRMAGGTPIAFGTIGVCDGLAMNHKGMKYSLASREIIADSVEIMAMAHPFDAMVLIPNCDKATPGMLMAMLRVNIPAIMVSGGPMLTGRFRGKDVHLVSVFEGVGRVKAETLSMEELDELEDNACPGCGSCAGMFTANSMNCLTEAIGLGLPGNGTIPAVAAARIRLAKEAGMAVMDLLAEDIRPRDIATLAAFENAMAIDMALGCSTNTVLHVPAIAREAGVTLPLALFNEVSERVPHLCSLIPGGPHSLQQLDEAGGVPAVMHELINTEKGLNLEVMTVTGKTLGENLEKVRVRDADVIRPVDDPYHAFGGIAVLYGNLAPDGCVVKQSAVAEEMLKHSGPARVFESEDEAQAAILGGKIKEGDVVIIRYCGPKGGPGMPEMLSPTSAIVGMGLGKSVALITDGRFSGGTQGACIGHVSPEAADGGPIAFVEEGDRITIDIRQKSIELVVAEEILAQRAHNWQPPAPKITTGYVARYAKLVTSGSTGAVLREDACNRQAD; encoded by the coding sequence ATGCGCAGTGATGCAATACGGAAAGGGGTGGAACGGGCGCCGCATCGTTCCCTGCTCAAGGCCATGGGCTACACCAACGAGGAGATCCGGCGGCCTCTGATCGGTATTGCCCACGCCCACAGCGAGATCGTCCCGGGACATTCCCATCTTGATAAGATTGTGGAAGCGGTGAAGACCGGGGTTCGCATGGCCGGCGGCACGCCGATTGCCTTCGGGACCATCGGGGTTTGCGACGGCCTGGCGATGAACCACAAGGGCATGAAATATTCCCTGGCCAGCCGCGAGATCATTGCCGACTCGGTGGAGATTATGGCCATGGCCCATCCCTTTGACGCCATGGTGTTGATCCCCAACTGCGACAAGGCGACGCCCGGCATGCTCATGGCCATGCTGCGGGTCAATATCCCGGCCATCATGGTGAGCGGCGGGCCCATGCTTACCGGGCGCTTTCGTGGCAAGGACGTGCATCTGGTCAGTGTTTTTGAAGGGGTTGGCCGGGTGAAGGCCGAGACCCTGAGCATGGAAGAACTGGACGAACTCGAAGATAACGCCTGTCCCGGCTGCGGCTCCTGCGCCGGGATGTTCACCGCCAATTCGATGAATTGCCTCACCGAGGCCATTGGTCTTGGCTTGCCGGGTAACGGGACCATTCCGGCCGTTGCCGCCGCCCGAATCCGGCTGGCCAAGGAGGCGGGTATGGCGGTGATGGATCTGCTGGCCGAGGACATCCGGCCGCGGGATATCGCCACCCTCGCAGCCTTTGAAAATGCCATGGCCATCGACATGGCCTTGGGCTGTTCCACCAACACCGTTCTCCATGTGCCTGCGATCGCCAGGGAGGCAGGGGTTACGCTGCCTCTGGCCCTGTTCAACGAGGTGAGCGAGCGGGTGCCCCATCTCTGCAGCCTGATCCCCGGCGGGCCGCACAGCCTGCAGCAGTTGGACGAGGCCGGCGGTGTGCCTGCGGTGATGCACGAACTGATCAATACCGAGAAGGGGCTTAATCTTGAAGTTATGACCGTTACCGGCAAGACCTTGGGGGAAAACCTGGAAAAGGTTCGGGTGCGGGATGCCGATGTCATCCGCCCCGTGGATGACCCATACCACGCGTTCGGCGGCATCGCCGTACTCTACGGGAATCTTGCCCCGGACGGTTGCGTGGTCAAGCAGTCGGCGGTGGCCGAAGAGATGCTCAAGCACAGTGGGCCGGCCCGGGTGTTCGAGTCGGAAGACGAGGCTCAGGCCGCGATTTTGGGCGGCAAGATCAAGGAAGGCGACGTGGTGATCATCCGCTACTGCGGCCCCAAGGGCGGTCCCGGCATGCCGGAGATGCTTTCGCCGACCTCGGCCATTGTCGGCATGGGGCTTGGCAAGAGCGTAGCCCTGATAACCGACGGTCGTTTCAGTGGCGGAACCCAGGGGGCCTGCATCGGCCATGTTTCGCCGGAAGCGGCGGATGGCGGCCCCATTGCCTTTGTTGAAGAAGGCGACCGGATCACCATTGATATCCGGCAGAAATCGATTGAACTGGTGGTGGCGGAAGAGATTCTGGCCCAACGGGCGCACAACTGGCAGCCGCCCGCGCCGAAGATCACCACCGGCTATGTGGCCCGTTATGCCAAGCTGGTGACCTCCGGCAGCACCGGTGCCGTTTTGCGAGAGGATGCTTGCAACCGACAGGCGGATTGA
- a CDS encoding LPS-assembly protein LptD, translating to MADKRITPGSVLCSIVVTLIALVVLGSGPAAARPIPWEITADSLVHLDDPNSILAEGNVIMIRPKSQGPGGMYIRADWARYDVERGTVKARGNVYILSGRDEITAKRADLDLEAETGTFTESTIFMADTHMYVTGEEVEKTGEFNYTLKKGWATACKPEEGKSPPWSFTSSTTKLTLDGMAQMTNAVFHVKDAPVAYTPYMTFPAKTKRESGLLFPEWSTSSRDGLGLMVPIFLNVSPSTDITLYPGYLAKRGVQYGGEFRYVQGLDSHGTFMLNYLRDKLDDGADLAEEYKKDGLIRRETNRYWLRGKANHDFGDHLIGRLDLDLVSDQDYLQEFRDGVTGFTANNLLFLDEFGRDLQQETLRERESSVQLVKSWSNMVASAELRTRQNTAHDIRLVSDTNGDGVLEEGEYTFLSRANSPLQALPRLDFTGRVPISGTRMSAAWDSEYVNYWRSEGVGAQRLDLHPKLITFLPRGGWLEGKISGGVRETAYQLESYGDSTWEKDSFYDRQAYDFTGNMATTFLRDFDFGSAGWLEHLVRPNLLYEYLTRTQDLPNIDGSVGTAAYSESSDRATNIFDSVDRLERKNWLTWQLNNYFTLGGTKDNGDFWSRNLGQLKLLQTYDLRRENPESLGLSITDRRYDWSDLRLETAVSPTANWTVGYQTNLSMYGKNITRYELINQYRLAKEYTLGLNYRYLQDSGMVAPYFYTDLGESSHDLIGSVGARLSETVTASYYLVKSFTEDHTVESRARLVYQPACWTMELETSTTSDDQRVMLIFSLEGVGRAFRVGRDL from the coding sequence ATGGCAGATAAACGGATAACTCCAGGCAGTGTCCTGTGCAGTATCGTGGTGACCTTGATCGCCCTCGTCGTCCTCGGCTCCGGCCCGGCCGCGGCTCGCCCCATTCCTTGGGAGATCACGGCGGACAGCCTTGTCCATCTAGATGACCCCAATAGCATCCTGGCCGAAGGCAATGTCATCATGATCCGGCCCAAGAGCCAAGGGCCAGGCGGCATGTATATCCGGGCGGATTGGGCTCGCTACGACGTGGAGCGCGGCACGGTCAAGGCCCGGGGCAATGTCTACATCCTTTCCGGCCGCGACGAGATCACCGCCAAGCGCGCGGATCTGGATCTTGAGGCCGAGACCGGCACCTTTACCGAATCCACCATCTTCATGGCCGACACCCATATGTATGTCACCGGGGAAGAGGTGGAGAAAACAGGGGAGTTCAATTACACCCTGAAAAAAGGGTGGGCCACCGCCTGTAAGCCCGAGGAGGGCAAAAGTCCGCCCTGGTCGTTTACCAGCAGCACCACCAAGCTCACCCTGGACGGCATGGCTCAGATGACCAACGCCGTCTTTCATGTGAAGGACGCGCCCGTTGCCTATACCCCGTATATGACCTTTCCCGCCAAGACCAAACGGGAAAGCGGCCTGCTCTTTCCGGAGTGGTCGACTTCCAGCCGGGACGGCCTCGGCCTCATGGTCCCGATTTTTCTCAATGTCTCACCGAGTACGGACATCACCCTCTATCCCGGCTACCTCGCCAAGCGGGGTGTTCAGTATGGGGGCGAGTTCCGTTATGTGCAGGGGCTTGATTCCCATGGCACCTTCATGCTCAACTATTTGCGCGATAAGCTCGACGATGGCGCAGATCTTGCGGAAGAATATAAAAAGGACGGACTCATCCGGCGCGAGACCAACCGGTATTGGCTGCGGGGCAAGGCCAACCATGATTTCGGCGACCACCTGATCGGCAGGCTTGATCTTGATCTTGTTTCCGATCAGGATTACCTGCAGGAGTTCAGGGACGGGGTCACGGGCTTTACGGCGAACAACCTCCTGTTTCTTGATGAGTTTGGCCGGGATCTGCAGCAGGAAACACTGCGTGAGCGGGAGTCTTCCGTGCAGCTGGTCAAGTCCTGGTCCAACATGGTGGCCAGCGCCGAACTGCGGACCAGGCAGAATACCGCCCATGACATCCGCCTTGTCTCGGACACCAACGGTGATGGCGTGTTGGAGGAGGGGGAATACACCTTTTTGTCCAGGGCGAACAGTCCCCTGCAGGCGTTGCCCAGGCTTGATTTCACCGGGAGAGTACCCATTAGCGGAACCCGGATGAGCGCGGCGTGGGATTCGGAATACGTGAATTACTGGCGGTCAGAAGGGGTCGGGGCGCAGCGGCTGGATCTGCACCCCAAGCTGATCACCTTTCTGCCCCGGGGCGGATGGCTCGAGGGCAAGATCAGCGGCGGGGTGCGGGAAACAGCCTATCAGCTTGAATCCTATGGCGATTCCACCTGGGAGAAGGACAGCTTTTACGACCGACAGGCCTATGATTTTACCGGCAACATGGCAACCACCTTTCTGCGTGATTTTGACTTTGGTAGTGCTGGCTGGCTGGAGCATCTGGTGCGGCCGAACCTCCTCTACGAATACCTGACAAGAACCCAGGATCTGCCAAATATTGATGGGAGCGTGGGTACGGCTGCTTATTCCGAAAGCTCGGACCGGGCCACGAATATTTTTGACAGCGTCGATCGTCTGGAGCGGAAAAACTGGCTGACCTGGCAGCTCAACAATTACTTCACCCTGGGCGGCACTAAGGATAACGGCGATTTCTGGAGCCGCAATCTCGGCCAGCTTAAGCTTTTGCAGACCTATGACCTGCGGCGGGAAAACCCGGAATCTTTAGGGCTGAGCATCACGGATCGACGCTACGACTGGTCCGATCTCCGGTTGGAGACGGCGGTGTCGCCGACGGCAAACTGGACGGTGGGGTATCAGACCAATCTGAGCATGTACGGCAAAAATATCACCCGCTACGAATTGATCAATCAATACCGTCTTGCCAAAGAATATACCCTGGGCCTCAACTACCGCTATCTACAGGACAGCGGCATGGTCGCCCCCTATTTTTACACCGATCTCGGCGAGTCCTCCCATGACCTGATCGGCTCGGTGGGGGCGCGTCTGAGCGAAACGGTGACGGCCTCCTACTATCTGGTCAAGTCGTTTACCGAGGACCATACGGTGGAATCCCGTGCCCGCTTGGTGTATCAACCCGCCTGTTGGACCATGGAGCTGGAGACCAGCACCACCTCGGATGACCAGCGGGTGATGCTCATCTTTTCCCTTGAGGGTGTCGGCCGGGCCTTCCGGGTTGGGCGTGACCTCTGA